From the Temnothorax longispinosus isolate EJ_2023e chromosome 6, Tlon_JGU_v1, whole genome shotgun sequence genome, one window contains:
- the Rpl23 gene encoding large ribosomal subunit protein uL14 translates to MSKRGRGGSAGAKFRISLGLPVGAVINCADNTGAKNLYVIAVQGIKGRLNRLPAAGSGDMIVATVKKGKPELRKKVMPAVVIRQRKPFRRKDGTFIYFEDNAGVIVNNKGEMKGSAITGPVAKECADLWPRIASNASSIA, encoded by the exons ATGTCGAAGAGAG GACGTGGTGGTTCGGCTGGAGCCAAGTTCAGGATATCCCTGGGTCTACCGGTCGGCGCGGTCATCAATTGCGCTGATAATACTG GTGCCAAGAATCTGTATGTCATCGCAGTGCAAGGAATCAAGGGCCGGTTGAACCGTCTGCCAGCAGCAGGATCCGGCGATATGATCGTTGCCACCGTGAAGAAGGGAAAACCTGAACTAAGGAAAAAGG TGATGCCTGCGGTGGTGATACGGCAACGGAAACCATTCCGCAGGAAGGACGGGACATTCATATACTTCGAGGACAATGCCGGTGTAATCGTCAACAACAAGGGAGAGATGAAAGGATCGGCTATTACGGGACCTGTCGCGAAGGAGTGTGCAGATTTGTGGCCAAGGATCGCATCCAATGCCAGCAGCATCGCATAG